CATAGTCCAGGTATTTGAACTCTTCGCGGATCAGTTCGGTAAAGCGAATCATCGTCTTGTCGTCCTTTTCCAGGGCGTCCCATTTGTTGACGACGATGATGACCCCGCGGCCCGCCTCGTGAGCGTAGCCGGCAATCTTCTTGTCCTGCTCGATAATGCCTTCTTCCCCGTTCAATACGACGAGTACGACATCCGAATCCTCGATCGCCCGCATCGCCCGCATCACGCTGTATTTCTCCGTGTTCTCGTACACCTTTCCGCGCTTGCGCATCCCTGCGGTGTCGACCAGAATGTATTTCTGGCCATCGCGTTCAAACGGCGTATCGATCGCATCGCGGGTCGTGCCGGCGACGTCGCTGACGATCACCCGCTCCTCGCCCAAAATCGCATTGGTCAAGGAGGACTTCCCGACGTTTGGCCGTCCGATGATGGACACGCGGATGACATCTTCATCTTCGTCCGCTTCTCCCTTTGTGGGAAAGTGGCGGATCACCTCATCCAGCATGTCGCCGAGGCCAAGCCCGTGGCTGCCGGAGATCGGATACGGCTCTCCCAGCCCGAGCGTATAAAAATCGTAGATCTCTGCCCGCATCTCGGGGTTGTCTACCTTGTTCACGGCGAGCACGACCGGCTTTCCGGTACGGTTCAGCATGCGCGCCAGCTCCAGGTCAGCGTCCGTCACGCCCGTGCGGCTGTCGGCAATCATGATAATGACATGCGCTTCATCGATGGCCAGCTCGGCCTGATGACGCATCTGCAGCAAAATCTCGTCGGTTTCGCCAAATTCAATGCCGCCTGTATCAATGACATGAAAATATTGATCAAGCCATTCGCCTTTTCCGTACAAGCGGTCGCGCGTTACGC
This sequence is a window from Brevibacillus composti. Protein-coding genes within it:
- the der gene encoding ribosome biogenesis GTPase Der, producing the protein MGLPVVAIVGRPNVGKSTIFNRLVGERIAIVEDKPGVTRDRLYGKGEWLDQYFHVIDTGGIEFGETDEILLQMRHQAELAIDEAHVIIMIADSRTGVTDADLELARMLNRTGKPVVLAVNKVDNPEMRAEIYDFYTLGLGEPYPISGSHGLGLGDMLDEVIRHFPTKGEADEDEDVIRVSIIGRPNVGKSSLTNAILGEERVIVSDVAGTTRDAIDTPFERDGQKYILVDTAGMRKRGKVYENTEKYSVMRAMRAIEDSDVVLVVLNGEEGIIEQDKKIAGYAHEAGRGVIIVVNKWDALEKDDKTMIRFTELIREEFKYLDYAPILYVSAKTKQRVHTILPKVNQVAEAHAMRVPTSVLNDLITDATVMTPPPSDRGKRLKINYATQASVKPPTFILFVNDPELMHFSYERYIENKIREAFVFEGTPVRIWTRKKT